Proteins found in one Hevea brasiliensis isolate MT/VB/25A 57/8 chromosome 18, ASM3005281v1, whole genome shotgun sequence genomic segment:
- the LOC110640696 gene encoding uncharacterized protein LOC110640696 isoform X3, protein MAILMIWLAKPFSICKWVFIFALKTMFIVIHTWVELLVSSISFHLNMFRKAMIWMIALISLPEQVLTALQRERLLQDLKVENLQLKEILGQDRWSIKGSDSADNVQNIGIDNTEKHGISDKSQSCDKGSGIIFEDLMMHKEAWEGEGKREAELFNFWKNECKARGSIHSFSHCIISRSLDMNEGVGQRRDVALSQSLFSAVLSLLVGIIIWEAEDPCMPLVVALFAVVGMSLKSVVQFFSTIRNKPASDAVALLSFNWFILGTLTYPTLPRVARVLAPLTASFLDHRVN, encoded by the exons ATGGCTATCCTTATGATCTGGCTCGCTAAACCTTTCTCTatctgcaaatgggtatttatatttgctCTGAAAACCATGTTCATTGTGATTCACACTTGGGTGGAGTTGCTGGTATCGTCTATCAGTTTCCATCTGAATATGTTCCGCAAGGCTATGATATGGATGATTGCTCTTATTTCTCTTCCTGAGCAAGTTTTGACGGCCTTGCAGAGGGAACGGCTG TTGCAGGATCTGAAAGTTGAAAATCTTCAGCTGAAAGAAATTCTGGGTCAAGATCGTTGGAGCATTAAAGGAAGTGATAGCGCAGACAATGTACAGAATATTGGTATTGACAATACTGAAAAGCATGGCATTTCAGATAAGAGCCAATCATGTGATAAAGGAAGTGGAATCATATTTGAAGACCTGATGATGCATAAAGAGGCCTGGGAAGGTGAGGGCAAGAGGGAAGCAGAATTATTCAATTTCTGGAAAAATGAGTGCAAAGCAAGAGGGTCCATCCATTCATTTTCACACTGCATCATCTCAAGGAGCTTAGACATGAATGAGGGTGTGGGCCAGAGAAGGGATGTTGCACTTTCACAGTCCCTATTCAGTGCAGTATTATCCCTTTTGGTCGGAATCATTATCTGGGAAGCTGAAGACCCCTGCATGCCCCTTGTTGTAGCTCTTTTTGCTGTTGTTGGCATGTCATTGAAAAGTGTGGTTCAGTTTTTCTCTACCATAAGGAACAAACCTGCTTCTGATGCAGTTGCTCTCCTAAGCTTCAACTGGTTCATACTTGGCACACTTACTTACCCAACACTACCGAGGGTAGCCCGTGTTTTGGCTCCATTGACAGCAAGTTTTTTGGACCATCGGGTGAACTAG
- the LOC110640696 gene encoding uncharacterized protein LOC110640696 isoform X1: protein MAILMIWLAKPFSICKWVFIFALKTMFIVIHTWVELLVSSISFHLNMFRKAMIWMIALISLPEQVLTALQRERLLQEHLHEMRIELDSLVWDRKELQHQLRTASKECRILESMLAEVEEENCAVISRIELLERELQDLKVENLQLKEILGQDRWSIKGSDSADNVQNIGIDNTEKHGISDKSQSCDKGSGIIFEDLMMHKEAWEGEGKREAELFNFWKNECKARGSIHSFSHCIISRSLDMNEGVGQRRDVALSQSLFSAVLSLLVGIIIWEAEDPCMPLVVALFAVVGMSLKSVVQFFSTIRNKPASDAVALLSFNWFILGTLTYPTLPRVARVLAPLTASFLDHRVN, encoded by the exons ATGGCTATCCTTATGATCTGGCTCGCTAAACCTTTCTCTatctgcaaatgggtatttatatttgctCTGAAAACCATGTTCATTGTGATTCACACTTGGGTGGAGTTGCTGGTATCGTCTATCAGTTTCCATCTGAATATGTTCCGCAAGGCTATGATATGGATGATTGCTCTTATTTCTCTTCCTGAGCAAGTTTTGACGGCCTTGCAGAGGGAACGGCTG CTACAAGAGCATTTGCATGAGATGCGGATTGAGTTGGATAGCCTGGTGTGGGATAGGAAAGAACTTCAACACCAACTCCGCACAGCTAGTAAAGAATGTAGAATTTTGGAATCAATGCTAGCAGAAGTTGAAGAGGAAAACTGTGCCGTTATTTCCAGAATTGAATTGCTAGAGCGTGAG TTGCAGGATCTGAAAGTTGAAAATCTTCAGCTGAAAGAAATTCTGGGTCAAGATCGTTGGAGCATTAAAGGAAGTGATAGCGCAGACAATGTACAGAATATTGGTATTGACAATACTGAAAAGCATGGCATTTCAGATAAGAGCCAATCATGTGATAAAGGAAGTGGAATCATATTTGAAGACCTGATGATGCATAAAGAGGCCTGGGAAGGTGAGGGCAAGAGGGAAGCAGAATTATTCAATTTCTGGAAAAATGAGTGCAAAGCAAGAGGGTCCATCCATTCATTTTCACACTGCATCATCTCAAGGAGCTTAGACATGAATGAGGGTGTGGGCCAGAGAAGGGATGTTGCACTTTCACAGTCCCTATTCAGTGCAGTATTATCCCTTTTGGTCGGAATCATTATCTGGGAAGCTGAAGACCCCTGCATGCCCCTTGTTGTAGCTCTTTTTGCTGTTGTTGGCATGTCATTGAAAAGTGTGGTTCAGTTTTTCTCTACCATAAGGAACAAACCTGCTTCTGATGCAGTTGCTCTCCTAAGCTTCAACTGGTTCATACTTGGCACACTTACTTACCCAACACTACCGAGGGTAGCCCGTGTTTTGGCTCCATTGACAGCAAGTTTTTTGGACCATCGGGTGAACTAG
- the LOC110640696 gene encoding uncharacterized protein LOC110640696 isoform X2 produces MAILMIWLAKPFSICKWVFIFALKTMFIVIHTWVELLVSSISFHLNMFRKAMIWMIALISLPEQVLTALQRERLLQEHLHEMRIELDSLVWDRKELQHQLRTASKECRILESMLAEVEEENCAVISRIELLEREDLKVENLQLKEILGQDRWSIKGSDSADNVQNIGIDNTEKHGISDKSQSCDKGSGIIFEDLMMHKEAWEGEGKREAELFNFWKNECKARGSIHSFSHCIISRSLDMNEGVGQRRDVALSQSLFSAVLSLLVGIIIWEAEDPCMPLVVALFAVVGMSLKSVVQFFSTIRNKPASDAVALLSFNWFILGTLTYPTLPRVARVLAPLTASFLDHRVN; encoded by the exons ATGGCTATCCTTATGATCTGGCTCGCTAAACCTTTCTCTatctgcaaatgggtatttatatttgctCTGAAAACCATGTTCATTGTGATTCACACTTGGGTGGAGTTGCTGGTATCGTCTATCAGTTTCCATCTGAATATGTTCCGCAAGGCTATGATATGGATGATTGCTCTTATTTCTCTTCCTGAGCAAGTTTTGACGGCCTTGCAGAGGGAACGGCTG CTACAAGAGCATTTGCATGAGATGCGGATTGAGTTGGATAGCCTGGTGTGGGATAGGAAAGAACTTCAACACCAACTCCGCACAGCTAGTAAAGAATGTAGAATTTTGGAATCAATGCTAGCAGAAGTTGAAGAGGAAAACTGTGCCGTTATTTCCAGAATTGAATTGCTAGAGCGTGAG GATCTGAAAGTTGAAAATCTTCAGCTGAAAGAAATTCTGGGTCAAGATCGTTGGAGCATTAAAGGAAGTGATAGCGCAGACAATGTACAGAATATTGGTATTGACAATACTGAAAAGCATGGCATTTCAGATAAGAGCCAATCATGTGATAAAGGAAGTGGAATCATATTTGAAGACCTGATGATGCATAAAGAGGCCTGGGAAGGTGAGGGCAAGAGGGAAGCAGAATTATTCAATTTCTGGAAAAATGAGTGCAAAGCAAGAGGGTCCATCCATTCATTTTCACACTGCATCATCTCAAGGAGCTTAGACATGAATGAGGGTGTGGGCCAGAGAAGGGATGTTGCACTTTCACAGTCCCTATTCAGTGCAGTATTATCCCTTTTGGTCGGAATCATTATCTGGGAAGCTGAAGACCCCTGCATGCCCCTTGTTGTAGCTCTTTTTGCTGTTGTTGGCATGTCATTGAAAAGTGTGGTTCAGTTTTTCTCTACCATAAGGAACAAACCTGCTTCTGATGCAGTTGCTCTCCTAAGCTTCAACTGGTTCATACTTGGCACACTTACTTACCCAACACTACCGAGGGTAGCCCGTGTTTTGGCTCCATTGACAGCAAGTTTTTTGGACCATCGGGTGAACTAG